The genome window AGTTGGTCCCCACAATAATATAGCTCAGGTCTGCGGCAGCAATCCCGGCTGCTTCCAGGGCATGCCGTGACGCCTGAGTGGCCAAAGAGGCAACGCTTTCCTCGGGGGCAGCTATGCGACGTTCAATAATACCTGAGCGTTCCCTAATCCATTGATCAGAAGTGTCGACCATCTTTTCCAGGTCAAAATTGGTCAACACCCGTTCAGGGACATAGATCCCGGTTCCCAGGATGCCGATCGATCGATCAGGCATTTGACTCCCCTCTTCTATGAGTCTTCAGTAGGCTGTGGATGGGGTTAATGTACTTAGAGATTCTACAAACTGCAAGCGAATTGTAGATTTGGCTAGGATTGTCGGAAGCTGCCCATACGCCTTGGACGGTTTAAAAAGGACAACTTCTTGGTCCCTGAAGAAGCTGCCTTTCGGTTGCAGAAGGAGGTCTGTCTCGAAGGATAGCCCTTTACTTCCTCTCCTTCTCACAGTAGCAGGGCCTGCTTGTTGCTTCCCAACTCCTGCACCTGACCAACGGCGGGGTCTGAGAAATTTTTGGTTAGACAGTTACTTACATGCTACCAGTATAATCCCCAGGTCTTTCTCCAGTTTTTGGAGCTGGTCTAATTCGTTGGATGGAAGTTCCGCTGCCTCCCCAGGGAAAGAGCTGAAAGCCAAAAGAGGTTTACCCAACTTCTGTTCAAGGTCCTGGATAGATTTGAGCTTTTGCTCGCTTAAGGAAGATAGACTATATATCATCAGCGACCTCCTTTCTATTTATCCCCTTGCTCCTGCCGTGGTCAACACTAGTTTAACAAAAGTATTAACCCTGTCAATAATTATTGATCGGGAGGGCGAGGAGCCTCAGCAGTTCTCTCGGTAAACCGCTGCGGCAGGTTGATCGAAACTGTGGTCCCTTGGCCAGGCTGACTGGTAATATTGATGTCGCCGCGATGCTCTTCAATGATCTGGCGCACGAAGACCAGACCCAAGCCAGTACCGCCGATTTTAGTGGTATAAAAGGGGACAAAGACCTTTTCGACCACCTCCGCCGGCATGCCTTTACCGGTGTCTCTGATCTCCAGATGGGCCTGATCGTCTGTTAAACTGGTGACCACCTCAATCTGGCCGCCGGGGGGGGTGGCTTCGATGGCGTTGCGGAGCAGATGCGACAGCGCTACCCGCAAAAGATGCTTGCTCAGCTTGCCGATCAGCGGTTGCGGCCAGAGCTTTGCTTTCAGGCTTAAATTTTTCGCTTCGGCCTCCGGTGCCAGTATGGTCAGGACATCCTGGACAATCAGATTGAGATCTTCCTGGCTGAAAAAATATTCCCGCTCCTTGGCCAAGGCCTCAAATTTCTCTACCATCTGCTCCATTCTTTTAGTCTCTTCAGCAATGGCCCGGAGCCATTCCCGGGATGGATCTTCCGGGGTCAGACGCCGCAAGAGTAAGTTACTAAAACCGCCGATCACGCAGATCGGGTTGCGGATGCCATCTGCTACCCCTAAAGCCATCTCGGCCATGGTGCGTTCCATCACCAGGGTTTCGAGATCACGGTTCAGGTTGAGAATTTCGCGGCTGACCGACTCCAGTTCGGCATGATTGGCCTCCATTCTCCGGTAGATGCCTTGGATATGGTGAAAAAACATGGTTACCGACGCCACCGTCATAAACGCCAGGGTATTGATGCCGCCGCTGACGGGCCGAATAATTTCCCAAAGTTCGGCGGCTCCAGAAAAGATTAAGATATATTTGAAGAGATGACCCAATGAGCGGGACAGAGCTAAGGCCAGGAAAGTCACCGTCAGCCAGAAAAAAAAGGCCCACAGTGGATTGTCCCGTTCGGCCTGCATTAGCTTGCGGGCCTCTCCCAAGCATAGGTAGGCCAATATAATGGCCGCGGCGGCCCCGAAAAAATCAATGATCCACACCGGTAACA of Deltaproteobacteria bacterium contains these proteins:
- a CDS encoding HAMP domain-containing histidine kinase → MLPVWIIDFFGAAAAIILAYLCLGEARKLMQAERDNPLWAFFFWLTVTFLALALSRSLGHLFKYILIFSGAAELWEIIRPVSGGINTLAFMTVASVTMFFHHIQGIYRRMEANHAELESVSREILNLNRDLETLVMERTMAEMALGVADGIRNPICVIGGFSNLLLRRLTPEDPSREWLRAIAEETKRMEQMVEKFEALAKEREYFFSQEDLNLIVQDVLTILAPEAEAKNLSLKAKLWPQPLIGKLSKHLLRVALSHLLRNAIEATPPGGQIEVVTSLTDDQAHLEIRDTGKGMPAEVVEKVFVPFYTTKIGGTGLGLVFVRQIIEEHRGDINITSQPGQGTTVSINLPQRFTERTAEAPRPPDQ